Part of the Streptomyces sp. NBC_00457 genome, AAGGCCGGCGTGCCGACCGGTTCTGGATCATTCGTACCGGGACGGTCGTGCTGGACCTGCATGTGCCGGGCCGCCGGGCGGCCGTCATCGAGTCGCTCGGACACGGCGAACTGGTCGGCTGGTCCTGGCATTTCCCGCCGTACCTGTGGCAACTGGGCGCGAAGGCCTTGAGCCCGGTGCGAGCCTACGAGTTCGACGCGGACGCTGTACGAGCCATGTGCGCGAACAACCCGGCGTTCGGGCGGGAGGTCGCGACCTGGGTCGGACGTGTGGTCGCCCACCGGTTGCACGCCTCCCGTATCCGCCTCCTCGACCTGTACGCCCCCTACGGCAGCGGGAGCCGGCCATGAGCGAAGTCCCCCTGCCGTACCAGGTGACCCGGGTGCGCGACGAGACCACTGACACGGTCAGCCTGGCGCTCGCGCCGGTGGGCCCTGCGCGGCTCGCACCCTTCGCGCCCGGACAGTTCGCCATGGTGTACGCCTTCGGGGTCGGAGAGATCCCTGTCTCGGTGTCGCGCATCGAAGGGCGGGAACTCATCCACACGGTCCGCTCGGTCGGGGCGGTGTCGGCCGCGCTGTGCGCGCTGCGGCCGGGTGCGCAGGTCGGTCTGCGTGGCCCCTTCGGCATCGGGTGGGAGCTCGAACGGGCGGCCGGACAGGACCTGCTGATCGTCGCGGGCGGTATCGGTCTCGCCCCGCTGCGACCGCTGGTGCTCGCCGCGCTGGCCGACCCGCACCAGTACGGACGGCTGGGCCTCCTGGTCGGCGCCCGTAGCCCCGACGACCTCCTCTACGCCCGACAGCTCGGCGCCTGGACGACAGCGCACGGCCCGCTGCACTGCGCGGTCACCGTCGACCGGCCCGCCGCCGGCTGGCGGGGCCAGGTCGGTGTCGTCACCACCCTGCTGAACGGCGCCCGGTTCGAGCCGGAGAACACCACGGCGTTCATCTGCGGTCCCGAGGTGATGATCCGCGCGACCGCCCGCGACCTGCTCCACCGAGGTCTGCCCGCCGAGCGCATCCGAGTCTCACTGGAGCGCAACATGCGCTGCGCCACCGGACACTGCGGCCACTGCCAGCTGGGCGGTGTCCTGCTGTGCCGGGACGGCCCGGTGATCGGCTGGGACCAGGCTGGTTCTCTGCTCTCCGTACGGGAGTTGTGACATGACCGCACCCACGCTCGCCGTGTTCAAGCTGGCGTCCTGCGACGGCTGTCAGCTCACGCTCCTCGACTGCGAGGACGAACTCCTCGCCCTCGCGGAAAAGGTCGAGATCGCCCATTTCCCGGAGGCGTCCAGCGCCCTTCGGCCCGGCCCGTACGATCTCGCGCTTGTGGAGGGTTCGGTCACCACGCCCGCCGACGCGGAGCGCGTGCAGGAGATCCGCGCGCAGTCCCGCTTCCTGGTGACCATCGGCGCCTGCGCGACCGCCGGCGGTATCCAGGCCCTGCGCAACTTCTCCGACGTGGAGGAGTTCACGCGGACCGTCTACGCCCGTCCCGACTACATCGACACACTGGCCACCTCAACTCCCGTCTCGGCGCACGTGGACGTCGACTTCGAGCTGCGTGGCTGCCCCATCGACCGCGGCCAGCTCCTCGAAGTCATCACCGCGTTCCTGGCCGGTCGCAAGCCCGATGTCCCCAACCACAGCGTGTGCTTCGAGTGCAAGCGACGCGGCACGGTCTGCGTGACCGTGGCTCACGGCACGCCCTGCCTCGGTCCGGTCACCCACGCCGGGTGCGGGGCGATCTGCCCGGCGTACGGGCGCGGCTGCTACGGCTGCTTCGGCCCGTCCGGATCGGTCAACCTGCCCGCGCTGATACCGCTGTTGCACCGGGACGGCATGGACGACCGCGATACAGAACGCTTCCTCCGCACCTTCAATGCCGCCGCCTTCGCGAAGGAGCGTCAGCCATGACCCACCGCGGTTCCCGTGTCCTGCGCGTCGGCTCGCTCGCCCGCGTCGAGGGCGAGGGCGCCCTGCATCTGCGCGTTCACAACGGCAGGGTGGAGGAGGCACGGCTGCAGATCTACGAACCGCCGCGCTTCTTCGAGGCGTTCCTGCGCGGCCGTTCGTACACCGAGCCGCCCGACATCACCGCCCGGGTGTGCGGGATCTGCCCCGTGGCGTACCAGATGAGCGCCTGCCAGGCCATCGAGGACGCCTGCGGTGTCACCGTCGACCGGCCGATCCGGGATCTGCGCAGGCTGCTGTACTGCGGCGAGTGGATCGAGAGCCACGCTCTGCACATCTACCTGCTGCACGCACCCGACTTCCTCGGCTGCGACAGCGCCGTGGACCTCGCCCGTACCGATCGCACCGCCGTGCAGCGAGGACTCAGGCTCAAGCAGGCGGGAAACGCTCTCCTCACGCAGCTGGGCGGCCGCGCCATCCACCCCGTCAACGTGCGCCTCGGCGGCTTCCATCGGACTCCCACGTCCGCCGAACTCCGCCCGCTGGCCGAGCAGTTGCGTCGCGCGGCCGAGGACGCGAGGAAGACGGTGCGCTGGGTCGCGGGCTTCGACTTCCCAGACGCCGTGGTCGACGCCGATTTCCTGGCGCTGGCCTCCCCGAGCACGTACGCCATCGAGGGCGGCACCCCGACCAGGCTGCGCGCCGACGGCACGCTGACGACATTCCCCCTGCCCTCCTTCCTCGACCATGTCCGCGAGGCGCAGGTGCCGCACTCCACCGCGCTGCACTCCCGCCTCGACGGGCGGCGTCATCTCACGGGCCCCCTGGCCAGGTACGCGATCAGCGGGAACCTGTTGTCACCCGCGGCGCTGGAGGCGGCCCGTGAGGCCGGGCTGGGCCCCGAGTGCCGCAATCCGTACCGTTCGGTCCTCGTGCGGGCCGTCGAGGTGGTGTACGCGGTCGACGAGGCGCTGCGGATCATCGACGCCTACGAGCCGCCGCCCCGCCCGTACGTCGACGTACCGCCCGTCGAGGCAACGGGCCACGGCGCGACCGAGGCACCGCGCGGGCTGCTCTACCACCGCTACCGGCTCGACGCCGAAGGCACCGTCACCGATGCCCAGCTGGTGCCGCCCACCGCACAGAACCAAGGCGCCATCGAGGACGACCTGGTCCGAAGTGTCCAGACCGCGATCACCGACCACGACGCGAGCGACCACGAGTTGACGCACCTGTGCGAGCGGCTCATCCGCAATCACGACCCGTGCATCTCCTGCGCGACCCACTTCCTCGACCTCACCGTCGAACGCACCTGAGCAGCAAGGGAGGACGCCATGTTCGGCAGCCCGCGCATCGTGAGCGACGTGATGACGCACACCGTCGTCGCCGTCGGCCGCGATGCCCCGTTCAAGGAGATCGTGGAACTCATGGGGCAGTGGAAGGTCAGCGCCCTTCCCGTGCTGGAGGGCGAGGGCCGGGTGATCGGCGTCGTCTCCGAGGCCGATCTACTGCACAAGGAGGAGTTCCGCGACAGCGACCCCGACCGGTTCACTCAGCGGGACCGCCTCGCCGACCTGGCCAAGGCGGGCGGGCTGACCGCGGCGGACCTGATGAACGCACCGGCCATCACCGTCCACGCCAACGCCACCCTCGCCCAAGCGGCCCGCATCATGGCCCAGCGGAAGGTCAAACGGCTGCCCGTCGTCAACGCCGAGGGCCTGCTCGAAGGCGTCGTCAGCCGGGCCGACCTCCTGAAGGTGTTCCTGCGGGGCGACGACGACATCGCCGAGGAGGTCCGCCGCGAGATCGTCACGCACCTGTTCCCGGCTCCCGTCGAACCCATCCGGGTCGAGGTCACCGAGGGAGTCGTCACGCTCACCGGGCGGATCAGGGACACCTCGCTGGTGCCGGTGGCCGCCCGCCTCGTACGCGCCGTCGAAGGAGTGGTCGACGTTCAGTGCGACCTCTTCTCCGGCGTGCCAAGGAGTGACCCGCGGTGAAGTACCTCGACGAGTACCGCGACCCGGCGCTCGCCCGCCACCTGCTGGACGAGCTGCGGAACACGGCGACGCGGCCCTGGCGGATCATGGAGGTGTGCGGCGGCCAGACCCACACCCTGGTCCGGCAGGGCATCGACGAACTCCTCCCGGCGGGCGTCCGCATGATCCACGGGCCCGGCTGCCCCGTGTGTGTCACCCCGCTGGAGACCCTGGACCGCGCCATGGCCGTCGCCGCCCGCCCCGGCGTGATCTTCACCAGCTTCGGCGACATGCTGCGCGTTCCCGGCTCTGACACCGACATGTTGTCGCTGCGAGCGCGCGGCGCGGATGTACGCGTCGTGTACACGCCGATGGACGCGGTTCGTATCGCCCAGGAGCGGCCGGACCGTGAAGTGGTCTTCCTCGCGGTCGGGTTCGAGACCACAGCCCCTGCGAACGCCATGGCCGTCCTGCACGCGGACCGTCTGGGCCTGACGAACTTCTCGATGCTCGTCAGCCACGTCCTCGTACCGCCCGCGATGACCGCACTGCTCGACGACCCCGACTGCGAGGTGCAGGCCTTCCTCGCCGCCGGGCACGTCTGCGCGGTGATGGGCTGGCGCGAGTACGAGCCGATCGCCGAGCGCTACCGGGTGCCGATCGTCATCACCGGCTTCGAGCCGCTCGACCTGCTGGAGGGCATCCTGATGGCGGTGGACCAGCTGGAGCAGGGACGCTTCGAGGTCGAGAACCAGTATGTGCGGGCCGTGCGGCGCTCGGGCAACACGGAGGCGCAGGATGCGGTCCGCATGGTCTTCCGCGTCACCGACCGGGCATGGCGCGGTATCGGCGCGTTGCCCGACAGCGGTCTCGAACTCGCCGAAAGCTACCGGCAGTTCGATGCGGCGCTCCGCTTCGACGTCAGCGGGCTGTGCCCGACTGAGGACCCCGAGTGCATCGCCGGCGCCATCCTCACCGGCGCCCGGCTCCCCACCGACTGCACGGCTTACGGCACCCGTTGCACTCCCCGTCATCCGCTCGGCGCGCCGATGGTGTCCGCCGAGGGCACCTGCGCCGCGTTCCATGCGGCCGGCCGTACGAAGGAAGTGTCACCGTCATGACTCTCGCCTGCCCCACTCCCTTCCACGAGGACGAAGTCGTTCTGATCGGTCACGGCGCCGGAGGCCGGCTCACCGCCGAGCTCCTGGACACGGTCGTACTGCCTGCCCTCGGTGACCAGAGCGGCCCATTGGAGGACGCGGCGCTGCTGCCGGGTCACCCCGACCTGGTGGTGAGCACGGACAGCTTCGTGGTGAGCCCGTTGTTCTTTCCCGGCGCCGACATCGGCTCTCTCGCCGTGCACGGCACCATCAACGACCTGGCCATGCGCGGCGCATGGCCGCTCGCCCTGTCCGTCGCCCTCATCGTCGAGGAGGGGCTGCCGCTGGCTGAACTGCGGTCCGTGATCCAGTCGTTGGGCAAGGCGGCCCACGCCGCCGACGTGCCGGTCATCACGGGCGACACGAAAGTGGTGGGCCGGGGGGCGGTCGACAAGATCTTCATCAACACCACCGGCATCGGCCGGCGGCGCGGGGCACTGCGCCTGTCCGCCGCGCTCGCCCGTCCCGGGGACGCCGTCCTGCTCTCCGGCCCGATCGGGCTGCACGGCACCACGGTGCTGTCCACCCGTGAAGGACTCGGCTTCGAGAGTGACATCGCCTCCGACAGCCAGCCGTTGCACCGCCTCGTACGCGCTCTGGCGCCGCTCGGCGAGCACGTCCACACCCTGCGCGACCCGACCCGTGGCGGACTCGCCGCGGCCCTCAACGAGATCGCCCGCGACTCCTCCGTCGCCGTCGAGATCGACGAGAGCTGCGTCCCGGTGCCGGAAGCGGTCGCCTCCGCCTGCGATCTGCTCGGCCTCGATCCGCTGATCGTCGCCAACGAGGGCTGCATGGTCGCCTTCGTCGCGCCGTCGGCGGCGGACGAGGCGCTCGCGACGATGCGGTCGCTCCCCGAGGGACGGAACGCTGTCCGCATCGGTGAGGTCCTCACCGACGGGCCCCGCGGCCGGGTGACGCTTCGCACGCTGGTCGGCGCCCGGCGCGTGGTGGACATGCCGCTGGGTGAGCAACTCCCGCGTATCTGCTGAGCGTTGCACACTGCAGCGGGTGGGGTCGGACAGACGTGTGCGCGGCCGAGCGGGAGTGCCGGCCGCGCACACGGGTGCGACGCCGCGTGAGTCCGCGGTCACGCGTGCCGCACGGGGATGGTCCTGGTGCCCGCCTTCTCCTCCGGGACAGGGACCGTGATGGTCAGGACACCGTCCTTGTAATCGGCGGTCGCCTCGTCACCCCTCGCTCCGGCGGGCAGCCGGACGGAGCGGGTCAAGGTGCCGTACCGGAACTCCGTACGGTGCTTCTCCGTTGTCTCCTCACTGCGCTCGGCCCGCAGGGTCAGAACGCCTTCCGTGACGCTGATCTCGACGTCCTTGGCGGGGTCGATGCCCGGGAGCTCGGCGCGCAGCACGTATGTCCCGTCCGCGATGTGCTCTTCGATGCGGATGGCGTGCGACCCGGGAATCGTGTGCGTCCCGGGGATGCCGGCCTCGACCCAGCCGAAGAGGTCGGGCAGTGCCGGCCAGCCCGGCAGCCGCTCGATCATGCCGCTCATGTCGCCCTCCTCTTCACTCTTCGTCACTTCCAGCGTCACGCTGCGGGGCCGAGACGTGCGTGGGCCGACCGGCCCTGTACGAGGCCCGGTCGGCCCTGTCGGCCGGTCATCCGCTTCCACCACTTCAACCGATCATCCGCTTCCTCCACTGAGGGCCGATGCGCTTCCATTCGGCGTCCCAGTCGGCCAGGCGCCGCCGCGCCAGCAGCTCGCGCACGAGCCACCCGCACAGCAGCACGCCGCCACCGGCACTCGCCCCGATCAGCACCCCCGCGAATGCCGCCTCCAACTTCGTCTCGGTCGCGGTGGCGGGCTCGGAGACCAGCTTGCCCGTGCGGTCCGTCCACACGGTGACCGCAGTGCCCGTCTTGCTGCCCGGCTCGACCTTCGCCGGGCCCGTACGCGCGGAGCCGTCAGGGGCCGTCCAGCGCGCCTTCGCCCATACCGTGCCGGTGCTGGATCCGGAAGCCGTCAAGGCCAGGGTCTTGGCCGCGTCCTGCGTCAGTACGGCCGCTACGGGGTGGACCTCCGCGCGCCGTGAGGCGATGCCGTCCGCCACGGACTCCGAGGCCATCCAGCCGGCGGACACGCCGCCCAGGAGGGCCAGAGTCCAAGTGCAGAGCACGATCCAGGCCTCCAAGCGGTCGCTGCGGCGTCGCAGGGGGCTGCGCCGCCACCGCCAGAACCGCACCTTCGTCACCTTCGTGCGCTGTGTCTTCGCCATCGGTGGACACCCCCTAACGAGTACCGCGAGCGATTCGTGACACCTGCCGCTTGGAAACGTGCCACGGTGCGCGGTCCGCCAGCAGGGGCCGACCAGGCTTGCTCGCCGGGACGTCCGGGCCAAGTTCCCCGGCCCTTATGGGCCGTTCGGCACGGGTGCGTCCGGGATGGTGCCCGCGTCGTCCGGGAGGTCCGGGTCGAGGTCCGGATGGCGGCGTTGGCCCATGAGCGCGCAGTCCACGTCCACCACGCCCTCCACGGCCCGCACCAGGCCTACGGCGACGGGGACGAGTCCGGTGTCGCGGATGCGGCCGGTGAGCGTGACGATCCCGTCGTGCACCTCCACCCGGATCGGCTCGACCGGAGTGGGGAACAGGTGGGCGACGACCTCGCGGCGGATCTGCCCGGCGATGTCCTCGTCGTCCCGCAGGAACACCTTGAGCAGGTCGGCGCGGCTGACAATGCCCTGCAGCACGCCCTGGTCGTCGACGACCGGCAGCCGCTTGACCTTGCGCCGGGCCATGAGGTGCGCGGCCTGCGCCAAGGTCGCGCCCGCTCCGACGGTGATGACCGGAGCGGTCATCAGCTCCTCGGCCGTGACCGCGCCGGCCTTGACCAGATCGGACAGGCGCCGCAACTGCGTGTACCGGTCCGGGTCGCCGTCGCGGAACGCCTCCTTGGGAAGCAGATCACCCTCGGAGACAACACCGACGACCCGGTTCTCGCCGTCCAGCACGGGAAGGGCGCTGACCTTGCGCCGCTGCATGGCCTTCACGATGTCCTTGAACGTCGCGCCACGGCGCAGGGCCACGACCCTACTGGTCATGACATCGCTCACGATGTGCGGAGTACTGTGCATGGCGTCCTCCGGGGCGCTAGGGGCTTACAGATTGAGGCGCGCGCCGGCCGAGCGCAGACGATGGTCGATGACCCTGCCGACCCAGCGGGCGACCGCGCTCCCCATCGCCGGATCGGCCTGGCATATCTGCCGTACGGCGGCGGCGTCGAATTCGTGGGCGCGCACCGACGTCACCGTCTCTGCGCCCGCCTGCCAGACGTAGGGCGGCGTGAGCCAGGACCAGCCGACGAGGTCGCCGAAGCCCAGCGGCTCGGTTACGGCCGTGCCGTCACCGGGCACGCGGACAGCGAGGGCGACCGTGCCGGAACGCACGATCCAGAAGTGGTCGGCCCGTTCACCCTCACTGAACAGGCGGATGCCCTGAGGGAGACCCACATCGCGGGCCATGCTCATGAGCCTGCCCCGGTAGTCGACGGGCAGCATCCCGGCCATACGGGGCGCTGCCGTGCTGGTCATCGTGGTGACGTCGTTGAGGTCCATCGCTCACTCCTCCACGTGGTCACGCGACGCCTTCAGCTTCGGACACGAACGCGCCGGGCACATGGGCCGAGTGGCCCTGTCCCTGGTTCCGGTGGGCCCCGAAGCAAGGCCCCGCGGCCCATGCCTCGGCCTCTTCCCCAGGGAGATGCTGGTCCTAGGGGGACCCCGCAGGGCGGCCTGCGGAACTCACCGGGGAGGTGTTGGCCGTGCTTCGCCCCGTAGTCGTAGGACTTGACGGTTCACGCGAGAGCCTTGCTGCCGCCGATTGGGCGGCCAGGGAGGCTCTGCTGCGCGGCCTGCCGCTGCGTCTGGTGCACGCGTGGCAGGCGTGGTCGCCCGAGGAGTCGCGTCTTCCGGAGCTCGACGCACCGCGCTTCTGGGCGCGGCGGATCCTGCGTGACGCCATGGACCGGATCAGCGAGCGCTATCCGCAGGTGTATCTCAGCGCCGAGCAGATTCCCCGGCCCGCGCCCGAGGCCCTCATCTCAGCTGGCGCGGAGGGCGAACTGCTCGTCCTGGGCAGCCAGGCGCTCAGCGGGTTCGGTGGATTCTTGGCCGGCTCCGTGGCACTGGCGACGGTGGCCCATGTGCCGCGGCCCGTGATACTCGTCCGGGCGGACGAGACCGCCGAGGCCGAGCACATGCCGGACGCCGACGGCCGGCCCTCGGCCGACGGCCCGTACCGCGAGGTCGTGGTGGGCGTGGACGCGGCACACCCGTGCGAGGAGATGCTTGCGTTCGCCTTCGAGAGCGCGGCGCTGCGTTCCACATCACTCCTCGCGGTCCACTCGTCGCATTTGTCATCCGCCTACGGGCACGTCCCGGGCACCGCGAACGGAAAGGCAGAGGCCGCGCACGCCCTGGCATCCGCGCTCCGGCCCTGGCGGGAGAAGTACCCGGCGGTGACCGTTCGGGCGCTTGTGGAGAGCGGTCGTCCGGCGCAGCTTCTGCTGAACGCGGCGGCGGACGCCGGCCTGTTGGTCGTCGGCCGCAGGATTCGCCCGACCAGGCTGGGTGCCCAAACAGGGCCGGTCGCGCACGCCGTGATGCACCATGTCCGCTGCCCGGTCGCCATCGTGCCGCACGAGTGACTGCCAACGGCATGGCTCCCGTCCCGTTTCTCTGTACCCCTCGGGACGTTCGGCCTCTGTACCGCGCCAGTCACGGCGGCTGAGTTGCTGTCAGTGGCGGCGTTCGTGGAGGGTCGGTGCGCGCAGGCGTTCCCGAGCTTCGGCTCGGAACGCACCGGAGGCCCGCCGCTGCCCGTGCGACAACTGCTACGGCGTCTGCCCCGACAACGCCATCACCAAGCTCTGACCCGGCAAGGGCTGCGCACTGTGCGTGGCCGAATGCCCGAGCGGGGCGATCGAGATGGTGCGGGAGGAGTGAGAACCCGGGCATGACCTGAGCCCTCGGTCCGCCGGGGGCTCAAAGTCTGTGTCCGTCAGCCGACGAACTCCCTCACCGCGGCCTTGAGTTCGGCCAGTCCCTTCTTCGCGTCGGAGTAGAACATGCCGGTCTTGGGGTTGGTGTAGAGCTCGTTGTCGATGCCCGCATAGCCGTGACCCATCGAGCGCTTGATGACAGCAACGCTCTTGGCCTTGTCGACGTCGAGGATGGGCATCCCTGAGATCGACAGCAGTTGGCTGCCGTCGGGGCGTACGCCACACGTCTCGCACCGCCGCCACGAGTCGGCCACCAGGCTCCGCACCCCCAGCAACCCTGGCGAAGTCACGAACCGCTCGTGCGCGGCGCAGCGCAGACGCCTGGGCGGTGGTGGCAGCGTCCACGGCACCTCCCGCGTCCTTCTCCTCGGCATGCCGCGCGAGCAGGGAACACTGCTACGACAACCAGAGCGACGAACAGCACGAGGATGGCCTTCACCACCGTGGCCGCCGAATCGTTGCGCCCCTAGTCCTTGGGCACCGGTACCCACCACACCAACGCCGTGCCTCCGTCGACCGGAGTGCTCAATTCCAGCTCCCCGCCCAGCTGTTCAGCTCGTTCGGCCAGGTTGCGCAGACCGCTCCGGCGGCCGTCGGGCGGCATGCCCACGCCGTTGTCGGTGACCGTCAGCCGCAGCTGACGGCCGTCGGTCTCGAGGGCCACCGCGGCGCGGTCGGCGTGGGCGTGCCGAGCGACATTGGTCAATGCCTCGGAGAGCACCGCCACGACATGCTCGGCGGTCTCCTCGGGGACCTGGGTGTCCAGCAGGCCGTCCATCCGCAGGCTGGGCGCGAAGCCCAGCACGGGCGCGGCTTCCCCGATCACACGCACCACCCGTGCCCGCAGGCCGGGCCCGGACGCACCCTCGCGGGTACGCAGACCGAAGATCGTCGACCTGATGATTTTGATGGTCTCGTCCAGGTCGTCCACGGCCCGCAGCACTCGCTCCGAGGCTTCCGTGTGCTTGATGAAGC contains:
- a CDS encoding CBS domain-containing protein → MHSTPHIVSDVMTSRVVALRRGATFKDIVKAMQRRKVSALPVLDGENRVVGVVSEGDLLPKEAFRDGDPDRYTQLRRLSDLVKAGAVTAEELMTAPVITVGAGATLAQAAHLMARRKVKRLPVVDDQGVLQGIVSRADLLKVFLRDDEDIAGQIRREVVAHLFPTPVEPIRVEVHDGIVTLTGRIRDTGLVPVAVGLVRAVEGVVDVDCALMGQRRHPDLDPDLPDDAGTIPDAPVPNGP
- a CDS encoding cyclic nucleotide-binding domain-containing protein; the protein is MTSTAAPRMAGMLPVDYRGRLMSMARDVGLPQGIRLFSEGERADHFWIVRSGTVALAVRVPGDGTAVTEPLGFGDLVGWSWLTPPYVWQAGAETVTSVRAHEFDAAAVRQICQADPAMGSAVARWVGRVIDHRLRSAGARLNL
- the hypD gene encoding hydrogenase formation protein HypD, giving the protein MKYLDEYRDPALARHLLDELRNTATRPWRIMEVCGGQTHTLVRQGIDELLPAGVRMIHGPGCPVCVTPLETLDRAMAVAARPGVIFTSFGDMLRVPGSDTDMLSLRARGADVRVVYTPMDAVRIAQERPDREVVFLAVGFETTAPANAMAVLHADRLGLTNFSMLVSHVLVPPAMTALLDDPDCEVQAFLAAGHVCAVMGWREYEPIAERYRVPIVITGFEPLDLLEGILMAVDQLEQGRFEVENQYVRAVRRSGNTEAQDAVRMVFRVTDRAWRGIGALPDSGLELAESYRQFDAALRFDVSGLCPTEDPECIAGAILTGARLPTDCTAYGTRCTPRHPLGAPMVSAEGTCAAFHAAGRTKEVSPS
- a CDS encoding oxidoreductase — protein: MTAPTLAVFKLASCDGCQLTLLDCEDELLALAEKVEIAHFPEASSALRPGPYDLALVEGSVTTPADAERVQEIRAQSRFLVTIGACATAGGIQALRNFSDVEEFTRTVYARPDYIDTLATSTPVSAHVDVDFELRGCPIDRGQLLEVITAFLAGRKPDVPNHSVCFECKRRGTVCVTVAHGTPCLGPVTHAGCGAICPAYGRGCYGCFGPSGSVNLPALIPLLHRDGMDDRDTERFLRTFNAAAFAKERQP
- a CDS encoding Ni/Fe hydrogenase subunit alpha, encoding MTHRGSRVLRVGSLARVEGEGALHLRVHNGRVEEARLQIYEPPRFFEAFLRGRSYTEPPDITARVCGICPVAYQMSACQAIEDACGVTVDRPIRDLRRLLYCGEWIESHALHIYLLHAPDFLGCDSAVDLARTDRTAVQRGLRLKQAGNALLTQLGGRAIHPVNVRLGGFHRTPTSAELRPLAEQLRRAAEDARKTVRWVAGFDFPDAVVDADFLALASPSTYAIEGGTPTRLRADGTLTTFPLPSFLDHVREAQVPHSTALHSRLDGRRHLTGPLARYAISGNLLSPAALEAAREAGLGPECRNPYRSVLVRAVEVVYAVDEALRIIDAYEPPPRPYVDVPPVEATGHGATEAPRGLLYHRYRLDAEGTVTDAQLVPPTAQNQGAIEDDLVRSVQTAITDHDASDHELTHLCERLIRNHDPCISCATHFLDLTVERT
- a CDS encoding FAD/NAD(P)-binding protein; translated protein: MSEVPLPYQVTRVRDETTDTVSLALAPVGPARLAPFAPGQFAMVYAFGVGEIPVSVSRIEGRELIHTVRSVGAVSAALCALRPGAQVGLRGPFGIGWELERAAGQDLLIVAGGIGLAPLRPLVLAALADPHQYGRLGLLVGARSPDDLLYARQLGAWTTAHGPLHCAVTVDRPAAGWRGQVGVVTTLLNGARFEPENTTAFICGPEVMIRATARDLLHRGLPAERIRVSLERNMRCATGHCGHCQLGGVLLCRDGPVIGWDQAGSLLSVREL
- a CDS encoding universal stress protein; amino-acid sequence: MLRPVVVGLDGSRESLAAADWAAREALLRGLPLRLVHAWQAWSPEESRLPELDAPRFWARRILRDAMDRISERYPQVYLSAEQIPRPAPEALISAGAEGELLVLGSQALSGFGGFLAGSVALATVAHVPRPVILVRADETAEAEHMPDADGRPSADGPYREVVVGVDAAHPCEEMLAFAFESAALRSTSLLAVHSSHLSSAYGHVPGTANGKAEAAHALASALRPWREKYPAVTVRALVESGRPAQLLLNAAADAGLLVVGRRIRPTRLGAQTGPVAHAVMHHVRCPVAIVPHE
- a CDS encoding Rv1733c family protein: MAKTQRTKVTKVRFWRWRRSPLRRRSDRLEAWIVLCTWTLALLGGVSAGWMASESVADGIASRRAEVHPVAAVLTQDAAKTLALTASGSSTGTVWAKARWTAPDGSARTGPAKVEPGSKTGTAVTVWTDRTGKLVSEPATATETKLEAAFAGVLIGASAGGGVLLCGWLVRELLARRRLADWDAEWKRIGPQWRKRMIG
- a CDS encoding Crp/Fnr family transcriptional regulator — protein: MTSTTNLSAALPAEHRERLMRIAREVSFEAGTRLFEEGRRADRFWIIRTGTVVLDLHVPGRRAAVIESLGHGELVGWSWHFPPYLWQLGAKALSPVRAYEFDADAVRAMCANNPAFGREVATWVGRVVAHRLHASRIRLLDLYAPYGSGSRP
- the hypE gene encoding hydrogenase expression/formation protein HypE; protein product: MTLACPTPFHEDEVVLIGHGAGGRLTAELLDTVVLPALGDQSGPLEDAALLPGHPDLVVSTDSFVVSPLFFPGADIGSLAVHGTINDLAMRGAWPLALSVALIVEEGLPLAELRSVIQSLGKAAHAADVPVITGDTKVVGRGAVDKIFINTTGIGRRRGALRLSAALARPGDAVLLSGPIGLHGTTVLSTREGLGFESDIASDSQPLHRLVRALAPLGEHVHTLRDPTRGGLAAALNEIARDSSVAVEIDESCVPVPEAVASACDLLGLDPLIVANEGCMVAFVAPSAADEALATMRSLPEGRNAVRIGEVLTDGPRGRVTLRTLVGARRVVDMPLGEQLPRIC
- a CDS encoding Hsp20/alpha crystallin family protein — translated: MSGMIERLPGWPALPDLFGWVEAGIPGTHTIPGSHAIRIEEHIADGTYVLRAELPGIDPAKDVEISVTEGVLTLRAERSEETTEKHRTEFRYGTLTRSVRLPAGARGDEATADYKDGVLTITVPVPEEKAGTRTIPVRHA
- a CDS encoding NAD(P)(+) transhydrogenase (Re/Si-specific) subunit beta codes for the protein MTSPGLLGVRSLVADSWRRCETCGVRPDGSQLLSISGMPILDVDKAKSVAVIKRSMGHGYAGIDNELYTNPKTGMFYSDAKKGLAELKAAVREFVG
- a CDS encoding CBS domain-containing protein; the protein is MFGSPRIVSDVMTHTVVAVGRDAPFKEIVELMGQWKVSALPVLEGEGRVIGVVSEADLLHKEEFRDSDPDRFTQRDRLADLAKAGGLTAADLMNAPAITVHANATLAQAARIMAQRKVKRLPVVNAEGLLEGVVSRADLLKVFLRGDDDIAEEVRREIVTHLFPAPVEPIRVEVTEGVVTLTGRIRDTSLVPVAARLVRAVEGVVDVQCDLFSGVPRSDPR